The following coding sequences lie in one Homalodisca vitripennis isolate AUS2020 chromosome X, UT_GWSS_2.1, whole genome shotgun sequence genomic window:
- the LOC124369616 gene encoding uncharacterized protein LOC124369616 gives MWTIVVLATVILTSSSALENVVPYQYPYSYPQNYMSSATYTGWRAPTWGYPKSFQHSLLDTFSSLCPDCLKADGVDEVTGIPDLKEAIECLFFRTTNPTTNEMLYNVKRATYRYFLNVCKGIEYILNILPADDVLNMFCSDIKQTGEGGYL, from the exons ATGTGGACTATTGTTGTCTTGGCAACTGTTATATTAACTTCCTCTTCTGCGTTGGAAAATGTGGTGCCTTACCAGTACCCCTATTCTTATCCACAG AACTACATGAGCAGTGCCACCTACACCGGTTGGAGAGCACCAACATGGGGATACCCAAAGAGTTTTCAACATAGCTTATTAGACACGTTCTCCAGCCTGTGTCCTGACTGTCTGAAGGCTGACGGAGTAGACGAGGTCACCGGGATTCCAGATTTGAAGGAAGCTATCGAATGTTTATTCTTCCGTACCACAAATCCAACTACGAATGAAATGTTGTACAATGTTAAAAGAGCGACATACAGATATTTTCTAAACGTTTGCAAAggaattgaatacattttaaacattttgcctGCAGATGATGTACTGAATATGTTTTGCTCTGATATAAAACAGACAGGGGAGGGAGGATATTTGTGA